A stretch of Carya illinoinensis cultivar Pawnee chromosome 14, C.illinoinensisPawnee_v1, whole genome shotgun sequence DNA encodes these proteins:
- the LOC122294662 gene encoding uncharacterized protein LOC122294662 has protein sequence MEQYDLHGVRRDMKHKGRNVVWSIAMDKCLIEALAVQAKNGNKIDKCFNENAYTAACIAVNSRFNLNLNNQKVVNRLKTIKKRYKIMKDMLSQDGFGWNPNTKMVECDNEDLWKRYIAAHPDARGFRGKQIEMYDELKIVCGNYQAPSRWAKMKDGSHPIDLKNCDYDSASFLSPSTEYQSETDGTESYTGTPEYAQMPDGTQDPPLGQPFRQLPKRSRGSEALHDAMLAVASSIRRLADVMERGKCSIDAHELLQAVMEIDGLEEAKQMYAFEYLNADPIKARAFLTYTARMRKIYLFRQFWWWK, from the exons ATGGAGCAGTATGACCTGCATGGAGTTAGACGAGATATGAAGCACAAAGGAAGGAACGTGGTATGGTCAATTGCGATGGACAAGTGCCTTATTGAAGCACTTGCTGTTCAGGCTAAAAATGGGAACAAAATTGACAAATGTTTTAATGAAAATGCTTACACTGCCGCTTGTATTGCTGTGAACTCTCGTTTTAACTTGAATTTGAATAATCAAAAAGTTGTTAATAGACTGAAGACAATTAAGAAAAGGTATAAGATAATGAAGGATATGCTAAGTCAAGATGGATTTGGGTGGAATCCAAATACCAAGATGGTTGAGTGTGACAATGAAGATCTTTGGAAGCGATACATTGCA GCACACCCtgatgcaagaggatttcgagGTAAACAGATAGAGATGTACGATGAACTAAAAATTGTTTGTGGAAATTATCAAGCCCCAAGTCGCTGGGCTAAGATGAAGGATGGAAGCCACCCAATAGATTTAAAGAATTGTGATTATGACTCTGCCTCTTTTCTTTCCCCAAGTACAGAATACCAGAGTGAGACAGATGGAACAGAATCATATACAGGAACACCAGAATATGCCCAGATGCCAGATGGTACTCAAGATCCTCCTCTGGGCCAGCCTTTCAGACAACTCCCAAAACGGTCCCGTGGCTCAGAGGCTCTCCATGATGCCATGTTAGCAGTGGCGTCAAGCATTCGGCGCTTGGCTGACGTGATGGAGCGAGGCAAATGCTCAATTGATGCCCATGAGCTACTACAGGCAGTGATGGAGATTGATGGCTTAGAAGAGGCCAAACAGATGTATGCTTTTGAGTATTTGAATGCCGACCCCATCAAAGCAAGAGCCTTCTTGACGTACACTGCTCGAATGAGGAAGATATATTTGTTTCGACAGTTCTGGTGGTGGAAATGA
- the LOC122294663 gene encoding nascent polypeptide-associated complex subunit alpha-like protein 1 — MTAQTQEELLAAHLEQQKIDPDEPIVEDEDDDDEDDDDDDDKDDDEAEGQHDGDAGGRSKQSRSEKKSRKAMLKLGMKPIPGVSRVTVKKSKNILFVISKPDVFKSPTSDTYVIFGEAKIEDLSSQLQSQAAEQFKAPDLSHVISKPESSAVAQDDEEVDDTGVEPKDIELVMTQAGVSRPKAVKALKAANGDIVTAIMDLTN; from the exons ATGACTGCTCAAACTCAGGAAGAGCTCCTCGCTGCCCATCTCGAACAGCAAAAAATCGAT CCTGATGAGCCTATAGTTGAAGATGAAGacgatgatgacgaagatgatgatgacgacgacGACAAGGATGACGATGAAGCTGAGG gACAACATGACGGAGATGCCGGTGGTAGGTCAAAGCAAAGcagaagtgaaaagaaaagcaggAAAGCAATGTTGAAACTTGGCATGAAACCTATCCCGGGGGTTAGCCGGGTCACTGTCAAAAAGAGCAAGAAT ATATTGTTTGTCATCTCAAAACCAGATGTTTTCAAGAGTCCAACTTCAGACACGTATGTAATCTTTGGGGAGGCAAAGATCGAGGATTTGAGCTCTCAACTGCAGAGTCAGGCTGCAGAGCAGTTTAAGGCTCCTGATCTTAGCCATGTGATTTCCAAACCCGAGTCTTCAGCAGTGGCACAAGATGATGAAGAAGTAGATGACACTGGGGTTGAACCAAAGGATATTGAGCTGGTGATGACACAAGCAGGAGTCTCTAGGCCAAAGGCTGTGAAAGCATTGAAGGCTGCTAATGGGGACATAGTTACAGCCATCATGGACCTTACCAACTAA
- the LOC122294658 gene encoding pentatricopeptide repeat-containing protein At3g09040, mitochondrial-like, protein MIILRLPLSATQLKIYSLFLNKHYQFQTIFKHPHRRYYGSKSLSSYPDILMGKDPTAIATALSLSERSNSYFLGTQIHGHVIKLGLTTDLFSLNNLIKMYSKLGVLSYGLNLFAEMLERNIVSWTLIISGAIQNCEFDLGLEVYLDMVRSGFRPNEFTFGSVMKACTIVEAYEFGFCIHCFVLKIGMEQNNFVASSILSMYAKLGDIESSERVFECMDNLDVGCWNAMIGGYAQCGHGFEALKIVSSMRCMGVRMDQLTWINAFKGCLIMGNLEYGKQLHGLIIRSEMLFSSSVANALMDMYFKNGKNDSALKVFNGMQNKDVISWNTVFGGFTLEGDAREIAILFYEFMLTGTKPTHITFTVLFRKCGELMNLNLGIQFFSLALRLGFFDDNNITSSSINMFSRCGAMEMARLVFDSILLRNIISWNELISGYNGASRYMEALKVFCNLWELGVKADECTFSSILEASSQCGNQQMGVEIHGAIVKSGFSSHGYVRSSLIKAYITFGLLDDSFEFLNGLDRLDLASWGVMISALVHQGHNYEAIRLFNSLIKTGEKPDELIFGSILNSCADVAAYYQTKSVHSHVIKMAFDKHVFVSSALIDAYAKCGDVASSRMAFNQSFVSDDVIIYNTMIMAYAHHGLIVEALEIFKKMKLANLRPSQATFVAVISACSHMGLVDQGCLLFESINLHYEMEPSPDNYGCLVDMLSRNGYLDVAKSIIEVMPFPPWPAIWRSLLSGCRIHGNREIGQWAAEKLLKMVPENDAAYVLLAKVYSEGGSWEDAAKLRRGMIRRGVSKDPGYSWIVI, encoded by the coding sequence ATGATAATCCTCAGACTTCCTCTTAGTGCTACACAACTGAAaatttattctctctttttaaaCAAACATTACCAGTTCCAAACAATCTTTAAACATCCACACCGACGCTACTACGGTTCCAAATCTCTCTCTTCATACCCTGATATATTGATGGGGAAAGACCCAACTGCAATTGCCACTGCTCTTTCCCTATCCGAGAGATCGAATTCATATTTTCTGGGTACCCAAATCCATGGACATGTCATCAAGTTGGGGCTCACTACTGACCTCTTTTCGCTGAATAATCTGATCAAAATGTATTCAAAACTTGGGGTATTGAGTTATGGGCTCAATTTGTTTGCTGAAATGTTAGAAAGAAATATTGTTTCTTGGACTTTGATTATCTCAGGTGCCATTCAAAATTGTGAATTTGATTTGGGTTTGGAGGTTTATTTGGACATGGTGAGAAGTGGGTTTAGACCGAACGAGTTCACTTTCGGCAGTGTTATGAAAGCATGCACTATCGTGGAAGCTTATGAGTTTGGCTTCTGTAttcattgttttgttttgaaaattggAATGGAGCAGAACAACTTCGTTGCTAGTTCTATTTTAAGTATGTATGCTAAGTTGGGGGATATTGAATCTTCTGAGAGGGTATTTGAGTGTATGGACAATCTTGATGTTGGTTGTTGGAATGCTATGATTGGTGGTTACGCACAATGCGGACATGGTTTTGAGGCCTTGAAGATTGTATCTTCAATGCGATGTATGGGTGTAAGAATGGACCAGTTGACCTGGATTAATGCTTTTAAAGGGTGCTTGATTATGGGAAATCTGGAATATGGTAAACAGCTTCATGGATTGATCATCAGAAGTGAGATGCTATTTAGCTCATCAGTGGCAAATGCTCTCATGGATATGTATTTCAAGAATGGCAAAAATGACTCGGCTCTAAAAGTTTTCAATGGCATGCAAAACAAAGACGTCATATCATGGAATACCGTATTTGGCGGCTTCACTCTGGAAGGGGATGCAAGAGAAATTGCAATACTATTTTACGAGTTCATGCTGACAGGAACGAAGCCCACCCATATCACATTCACAGTACTGTTTAGAAAGTGTGGGGAGCTAATGAATCTCAATCTTGGGATACAATTTTTTTCACTTGCCCTACGTCTTGGGTTTTTTGATGACAATAATATCACAAGCTCTTCAATCAATATGTTCTCTAGATGTGGGGCAATGGAGATGGCACGTTTAGTGTTTGACAGCATACTCCTCAGAAACATTATTTCTTGGAATGAGTTGATTTCGGGATATAATGGAGCAAGTAGATACATGGAAGCCCTAAAGGTTTTCTGTAATTTATGGGAGTTGGGAGTTAAAGCAGATGAATGCACCTTCTCCAGCATTTTGGAGGCTTCTTCCCAGTGTGGAAATCAACAGATGGGGGTAGAAATTCATGGTGCTATTGTTAAGTCTGGCTTCTCTTCTCATGGTTATGTCCGCAGTTCATTAATTAAAGCTTATATTACATTTGGCCTACTTGATGATTCCTTTGAATTTCTTAATGGGCTTGACAGACTTGATTTGGCATCTTGGGGGGTCATGATATCTGCTTTGGTACATCAAGGTCATAATTATGAAGCTATCAGGTTATTCAACTCTCTAATAAAAACAGGCGAGAAGCCTGATGAGCTGATTTTTGGTAGCATTTTGAATAGCTGTGCTGATGTTGCAGCTTATTACCAAACTAAGTCTGTCCATTCACATGTTATAAAAATGGCATTTGACAAACATGTGTTTGTTTCTAGTGCACTTATAGATGCTTATGCAAAATGTGGGGACGTTGCAAGCTCAAGGATGGCTTTCAATCAGTCATTTGTATCTGATGACGTGATTATTTATAATACTATGATCATGGCTTATGCCCATCATGGTCTTATTGTGGAAGCCCTGGAAATCTTTAAGAAAATGAAGTTGGCCAATCTACGGCCCAGCCAAGCCACATTTGTGGCAGTTATATCAGCTTGTAGTCATATGGGTCTTGTTGATCAAGGATGTCTTTTGTTTGAATCAATTAACTTACATTATGAGATGGAGCCATCTCCTGATAACTATGGTTGTTTAGTTGATATGTTGTCACGAAATGGATACCTTGATGTTGCTAAAAGTATAATAGAAGTGATGCCTTTTCCTCCCTGGCCTGCTATTTGGAGATCCTTGCTTAGTGGTTGTAGGATACATGGGAACAGAGAGATAGGACAATGGGCGGCTGAGAAGTTACTCAAGATGGTCCCTGAGAATGATGCGGCTTATGTACTGTTAGCGAAGGTTTATTCTGAAGGGGGCAGTTGGGAAGATGCTGCAAAGTTGAGGAGGGGGATGATCAGGAGAGGTGTTTCGAAAGACCCAGGATATAGCTGGATTGTGATATAG
- the LOC122294419 gene encoding protein NCA1 — translation MTPVFPFVKAARPDENATKKLGENTNKHQPESESKTKKDSSHSATASPKCPFGYDSQTNESKAKNDSSDAANASPKCPFGYDSQTNESKAKKDSIDSATVSPKCPFGYDSQTFKLGPLSCMICQALLFESSKCVPCSHVYCKACISRFKDCPLCGADIEKIEADSTLQGMVDRFIEGHARIKRSHADTDKEEVVGEKKPVIYEDVSLERGAFLVQQAMRAFRAQNVESAKSRLSLCADDIREQLERMGNTPELCSQLGAVLGMLGDCCRALGDAGSAVAYFEESVEFLSKLPTDDQEITHTLSVSLNKIGDLKYYDGNLQAARSYYYRSLNVRRDAIKHHSDVPSQILDVAVSLAKVADVDRSLGNEEVAVNGFQEAITLLETLKLKSEDAGLEQRRLSVLEFLKKQLAEKQLETTL, via the exons ATGACACCTGTTTTCCCTTTCGTCAAAGCTGCTCGTCCCGATGAGAATGCTACGAAAAAGCTGGGAGAAAATACAAATAAACATCAGCCTGAGAGTGAGAGCAAGACAAAGAAGGATTCCAGTCACTCTGCCACTGCTTCTCCAAAGTGCCCCTTTGGATATGATTCTCAAACGAATGAAAGCAAGGCAAAGAATGATTCCAGTGATGCTGCCAATGCTTCTCCAAAGTGCCCCTTTGGATATGATTCTCAAACGAATGAAAGCAAGGCAAAGAAGGATTCCATTGACTCTGCCACTGTTTCTCCAAAGTGCCCATTTGGATATGATTCCCAAACGTTTAAGCTAGGCCCCCTCAGCTGTATGATTTGCCAAGCACTTCTTTTTGAAAGTAGCAAGTGTGTGCCTTGTTCACATGTTTATTGCAA AGCATGTATATCACGCTTTAAGGACTGTCCACTGTGTGGAGCTGATATCGAGAAAATAGAAGCGGATTCAACTCTTCAGGGTATGGTTGACCGATTCATTGAAGGTCATGCCAGGATCAAAAGGTCTCATGCTGATACAGACAAAGAAGAAGTAGTTGGTGAGAAAAAACCAGTCATATATGAAGACGTGTCTTTGGAGAGAGGGGCTTTCTTGGTGCAACAAGCCATGAGG GCATTTCGGGCCCAGAATGTAGAAAGTGCCAAATCAAGACTCAGTCTGTGTGCAGACGACATCCGAGAACAGTTAGAAAGAATGGGCAACACACCAGAGCTCTGTTCACAGCTTGGAGCAGTTCTGGGTATGCTTGGTGACTgctg TCGAGCACTGGGAGATGCTGGTTCTGCAGTGGCTTATTTTGAAGAGAGTGTTGAATTTCTTTCAAAATTGCCAACGGATGATCAAGAG ATTACGCATACACTTTCTGTTTCACTTAATAAAATTGGAGATCTGAAATATTATGATGGAAACCTACAAGCTGCACGGTCTTACTATTACCGGTCTTTAAATGTTCGTCGCGATGCCATCAAGCATCATTCAGACGTTCCATCCCAG ATTCTAGATGTTGCTGTTTCTCTCGCAAAAGTTGCGGATGTGGATAGGAGTCTAGGGAATGAGGAGGTGGCGGTTAATGGATTTCAAGAAGCCATAACATTATTGGAAACTTTGAAATTGAAATCTGAAGATGCTGGTCTTGAGCAACGG CGCCTTTCAGTGCTTGAGTTCCTTAAAAAGCAACTTGCAGAGAAACAACTTGAGACAACTCTCTGA
- the LOC122294261 gene encoding histone-lysine N-methyltransferase, H3 lysine-9 specific SUVH1-like isoform X1 encodes MEAGSGYNSVPPSTSFDKSRVLDVKPLRSLKPVFPSASEIPPFVCGPPNGPFPSGFTPFYPFSVSQGSPMQMPMGPVPTPLRAFRSTQSPESSRAFDGDDGMDGNADGYFDGQKRGAPLRGSSSSQRKTPKNRDTKPSLSYAARKASVTVFVGDISQVDRDDGNREVVNRVLMRFDALRRRLSQMEDAKELSNGIIKRADLKAGNLLMSKGIRTNMRRKIGAVSGVEIGDIFFFRIELCVVGLHAPSMSGIDYLIVRDALDQEPVAVSIVSSAEYGDVEDGDILIYSGQGGNFGKRDKQATDQKLERGNLALERSFQRGNEIRVVRGIKDVANPASKVYVYDGLYKIQESWTERKSGCNIFKYKFVRMPGQPVAFAAWKSIQKWKEGFSSRVGLILPDLTSGAENIPVSLVNDVDGEKGPAHFTYFPSLKYSKSFDLTQPSFGCNCRNACQPGDPDCSCIRKNEGDFPYTSNGVLVGRKPLIHECGPTCPCFPNCKNRVSQSGLKVHLEVFKTTDRGWGLRSWDPIRTGTFICEYAGIVIDKGKGKQGGEEVENDEYVFDTTRVYNSFKWNYEPALLEEESSNDSEEEYKIPSPLIISAKNLGNVARFMNHSCSPNVFWQPVLYEHNNQSFLHIAFFAIRHIPPMTELTYDYGTAHSDEAEGSSALNRKKKCLCGSSNCHGYFG; translated from the coding sequence ATGGAAGCAGGGTCAGGTTACAACTCTGTTCCTCCTTCAACCTCTTTTGATAAGTCCAGAGTCTTGGATGTGAAGCCCCTGCGCAGTTTAAAACCAGTTTTCCCAAGTGCATCTGAAATTCCTCCTTTTGTATGCGGCCCACCTAATGGCCCTTTCCCTTCTGGATTTACGCCGTTTTACCCATTTAGTGTCTCACAAGGATCTCCAATGCAGATGCCAATGGGTCCTGTACCGACTCCTCTGCGAGCGTTTCGAAGCACCCAATCACCAGAATCTTCGAGAGCATTTGATGGGGACGATGGGATGGACGGGAATGCAGATGGTTATTTTGATGGTCAAAAGCGTGGAGCTCCCTTGCGTGGCTCCAGCTCTTCGCAGAGGAAGACACCGAAGAATCGGGATACTAAACCTTCCCTCTCCTATGCTGCCAGGAAAGCGTCAGTTACAGTTTTTGTTGGTGATATTAGTCAAGTTGATAGGGATGACGGTAACAGGGAAGTGGTTAATCGCGTGCTTATGAGATTTGATGCACTTCGGAGAAGGCTCAGCCAAATGGAAGATGCCAAGGAACTAAGCAATGGGATTATCAAGCGAGCGGATTTAAAAGCTGGAAATCTTTTGATGAGCAAAGGGATCCGCACAAACATGAGGAGGAAGATTGGAGCTGTGTCTGGAGTTGAGATTGGGGACATCTTCTTTTTTCGTATAGAATTGTGTGTGGTGGGATTACATGCACCGTCTATGAGTGGTATTGACTATCTTATTGTCAGGGATGCATTGGATCAAGAGCCAGTGGCTGTGAGCATTGTTTCGTCTGCAGAATATGGTGATGTGGAGGATGGGGATATTCTTATTTATAGTGGTCAGGGTGGGAATTTTGGTAAGAGAGACAAACAAGCAACTGATCAGAAGCTTGAAAGGGGTAATCTCGCTTTGGAGAGAAGCTTTCAGCGGGGCAATGAAATTAGAGTTGTCCGGGGTATCAAAGATGTTGCTAATCCAGCATCAAAGGTCTATGTCTATGATGGGCTTTATAAAATTCAAGAGTCATGGACTGAGAGGAAATCTGGTTGCAATATATTCAAGTACAAATTTGTGAGGATGCCGGGGCAGCCTGTTGCGTTTGCTGCTTGGAAATCAATTCAGAAGTGGAAGGAAGGATTCTCTTCAAGGGTTGGACTTATTCTTCCTGACCTCACGTCAGGGGCTGAAAATATACCTGTTTCACTTGTAAATGATGTTGATGGAGAGAAGGGCCCTGCTCATTTCActtattttccctctctcaaGTATTCGAAATCATTTGACTTAACACAGCCTTCTTTTGGATGCAACTGCCGTAATGCGTGCCAACCAGGTGATCCTGACTGCTCTTGCATTAGGAAAAATGAAGGTGATTTTCCATATACTTCAAACGGGGTTCTTGTGGGCCGAAAGCCTTTGATACATGAATGTGGTCCCACATGCCCTTGCTTTCCTAACTGCAAAAACCGAGTTTCCCAGAGTGGTTTGAAAGTTCACTTGGAAGTTTTCAAAACAACAGATAGGGGCTGGGGCCTGCGGTCATGGGATCCTATTCGCACTGGTACTTTTATATGCGAGTATGCAGGTATAGTTATTGACAAAGGCAAGGGAAAGCAGGGTGGGGAGGAAGTTGAAAACGATGAGTATGTTTTTGATACAACCCGCGTTTATAACTCATTCAAGTGGAATTATGAACCTGCGCTATTGGAGGAGGAAAGTTCTAATGACTCTGAAGAGGAGTACAAAATTCCATCTCCCCTAATCATAAGTGCTAAGAATTTGGGAAATGTAGCACGATTTATGAACCATAGTTGCTCTCCAAATGTTTTTTGGCAGCCGGTTTTGTATGAACACAATAATCAATCCTTTCTTCATATTGCCTTTTTCGCAATTAGACATATCCCCCCAATGACAGAGTTGACTTATGATTATGGGACTGCTCACTCTGATGAGGCTGAGGGCAGCAGTGCACTCAATCGGAAAAAGAAATGCTTATGTGGTTCATCAAACTGCCATGGTTATTTTGGTTAG
- the LOC122294261 gene encoding histone-lysine N-methyltransferase, H3 lysine-9 specific SUVH1-like isoform X2, with product MPMGPVPTPLRAFRSTQSPESSRAFDGDDGMDGNADGYFDGQKRGAPLRGSSSSQRKTPKNRDTKPSLSYAARKASVTVFVGDISQVDRDDGNREVVNRVLMRFDALRRRLSQMEDAKELSNGIIKRADLKAGNLLMSKGIRTNMRRKIGAVSGVEIGDIFFFRIELCVVGLHAPSMSGIDYLIVRDALDQEPVAVSIVSSAEYGDVEDGDILIYSGQGGNFGKRDKQATDQKLERGNLALERSFQRGNEIRVVRGIKDVANPASKVYVYDGLYKIQESWTERKSGCNIFKYKFVRMPGQPVAFAAWKSIQKWKEGFSSRVGLILPDLTSGAENIPVSLVNDVDGEKGPAHFTYFPSLKYSKSFDLTQPSFGCNCRNACQPGDPDCSCIRKNEGDFPYTSNGVLVGRKPLIHECGPTCPCFPNCKNRVSQSGLKVHLEVFKTTDRGWGLRSWDPIRTGTFICEYAGIVIDKGKGKQGGEEVENDEYVFDTTRVYNSFKWNYEPALLEEESSNDSEEEYKIPSPLIISAKNLGNVARFMNHSCSPNVFWQPVLYEHNNQSFLHIAFFAIRHIPPMTELTYDYGTAHSDEAEGSSALNRKKKCLCGSSNCHGYFG from the coding sequence ATGCCAATGGGTCCTGTACCGACTCCTCTGCGAGCGTTTCGAAGCACCCAATCACCAGAATCTTCGAGAGCATTTGATGGGGACGATGGGATGGACGGGAATGCAGATGGTTATTTTGATGGTCAAAAGCGTGGAGCTCCCTTGCGTGGCTCCAGCTCTTCGCAGAGGAAGACACCGAAGAATCGGGATACTAAACCTTCCCTCTCCTATGCTGCCAGGAAAGCGTCAGTTACAGTTTTTGTTGGTGATATTAGTCAAGTTGATAGGGATGACGGTAACAGGGAAGTGGTTAATCGCGTGCTTATGAGATTTGATGCACTTCGGAGAAGGCTCAGCCAAATGGAAGATGCCAAGGAACTAAGCAATGGGATTATCAAGCGAGCGGATTTAAAAGCTGGAAATCTTTTGATGAGCAAAGGGATCCGCACAAACATGAGGAGGAAGATTGGAGCTGTGTCTGGAGTTGAGATTGGGGACATCTTCTTTTTTCGTATAGAATTGTGTGTGGTGGGATTACATGCACCGTCTATGAGTGGTATTGACTATCTTATTGTCAGGGATGCATTGGATCAAGAGCCAGTGGCTGTGAGCATTGTTTCGTCTGCAGAATATGGTGATGTGGAGGATGGGGATATTCTTATTTATAGTGGTCAGGGTGGGAATTTTGGTAAGAGAGACAAACAAGCAACTGATCAGAAGCTTGAAAGGGGTAATCTCGCTTTGGAGAGAAGCTTTCAGCGGGGCAATGAAATTAGAGTTGTCCGGGGTATCAAAGATGTTGCTAATCCAGCATCAAAGGTCTATGTCTATGATGGGCTTTATAAAATTCAAGAGTCATGGACTGAGAGGAAATCTGGTTGCAATATATTCAAGTACAAATTTGTGAGGATGCCGGGGCAGCCTGTTGCGTTTGCTGCTTGGAAATCAATTCAGAAGTGGAAGGAAGGATTCTCTTCAAGGGTTGGACTTATTCTTCCTGACCTCACGTCAGGGGCTGAAAATATACCTGTTTCACTTGTAAATGATGTTGATGGAGAGAAGGGCCCTGCTCATTTCActtattttccctctctcaaGTATTCGAAATCATTTGACTTAACACAGCCTTCTTTTGGATGCAACTGCCGTAATGCGTGCCAACCAGGTGATCCTGACTGCTCTTGCATTAGGAAAAATGAAGGTGATTTTCCATATACTTCAAACGGGGTTCTTGTGGGCCGAAAGCCTTTGATACATGAATGTGGTCCCACATGCCCTTGCTTTCCTAACTGCAAAAACCGAGTTTCCCAGAGTGGTTTGAAAGTTCACTTGGAAGTTTTCAAAACAACAGATAGGGGCTGGGGCCTGCGGTCATGGGATCCTATTCGCACTGGTACTTTTATATGCGAGTATGCAGGTATAGTTATTGACAAAGGCAAGGGAAAGCAGGGTGGGGAGGAAGTTGAAAACGATGAGTATGTTTTTGATACAACCCGCGTTTATAACTCATTCAAGTGGAATTATGAACCTGCGCTATTGGAGGAGGAAAGTTCTAATGACTCTGAAGAGGAGTACAAAATTCCATCTCCCCTAATCATAAGTGCTAAGAATTTGGGAAATGTAGCACGATTTATGAACCATAGTTGCTCTCCAAATGTTTTTTGGCAGCCGGTTTTGTATGAACACAATAATCAATCCTTTCTTCATATTGCCTTTTTCGCAATTAGACATATCCCCCCAATGACAGAGTTGACTTATGATTATGGGACTGCTCACTCTGATGAGGCTGAGGGCAGCAGTGCACTCAATCGGAAAAAGAAATGCTTATGTGGTTCATCAAACTGCCATGGTTATTTTGGTTAG